From the genome of Triticum aestivum cultivar Chinese Spring chromosome 3B, IWGSC CS RefSeq v2.1, whole genome shotgun sequence, one region includes:
- the LOC123065505 gene encoding GATA transcription factor 15: MLHEAAPCTCGLLYGSCGGGCSMLFAAAPGDHHYYSKQCGDDGSYASYGGSVDCTLSLGTPSTRRAEAGLPWEAVPSCNGRQDIGPARADQSNAGAASARRCANCDTTSTPLWRNGPRGPKSLCNACGIRYKKEERRAAAAAVAPTALASDSGIEYAYGYARQQQQQQQQWGCYGPAVAKAASYGMFGDAATEDGPCLPWGLGVMPSSPAFGSVREMTSLFQYY, translated from the exons ATGCTGCACGAGGCGGCGCCATGCACGTGCGGGCTGCTCTAcggcagctgcggcggcggctgctccATGCTGTTCGCCGCGGCGCCGGGGGACCACCACTACTACAGCAAGCAATGCGGCGACGACGGCTCCTACGCCTCCTACGGCGGCTCCGTCGACTGCACGCTCTCGCTCGGCACGCCCTCCACCAGGCGCGCCGAGGCCGGGCTGCCGTGGGAGGCGGTGCCCAGCTGCAACGGCAGGCAGGATATCGGCCCGGCGCGCGCGGATCAGAGCAATGCCGGCGCCGCCTCCGCTCGCCGGTGCGCCAACTGCGACACCACCTCCACCCCGCTCTGGAGGAACGGGCCTCGCGGACCaaag TCATTGTGCAATGCGTGCGGAATCCGGTACAAGAAGGAGGAGAGGCGCGCGGCGGCCGCCGCGGTGGCGCCGACGGCGTTGGCATCGGACAGCGGGATCGAGTACGCGTACGGGTAcgcgcggcagcagcagcagcagcagcagcagtggggGTGCTACGGCCCGGCCGTGGCGAAGGCGGCGTCCTACGGGATGTTCGGCGACGCGGCGACGGAGGACGGGCCGTGCCTGCCATGGGGGCTCGGCGTCATGCCCTCGTCGCCAGCTTTCGGGTCCGTCCGGGAGATGACAAGCCTGTTCCAGTACTACTAG